The Erwinia sorbitola nucleotide sequence TTATGCTGGTATCCCGCTCATCAAACCATGCGCAGCAGATATCACTTTCCGCCGTCAGACCGCAGGCCTGGTTAAATATCTCGCGCCCGTTGCGGTAGGCATTAAACAGCGCCTGCACCATAGCCGGAGGCAGGGTCGCCGAGGAGAGTAATACCCGGGAACCCAGCATTCCTGCCCAGTTCACCAGGCGGCATAAGGCGTGTAAGTCATTAACATCGAAATCGTCCGGCTCATCAAGCACCAGATCGGAAGTCAGCAGCCGCAGCATCGGTGCAATTTGCTTACCACCGCGCACCCCTTCCGTTGCGCCAATCAGATGGTCAATTGTCGTCACCAGCACCGGCGCGCTAACCAGTTTATTAAGCTTATCGTGCCCCTTTGAATGATCGGATCCCTCAGCGCCTTTCAGCCAGCGGCTCAGGCGTCCGTCATCCAGACTGCCGTCATAGCGCACATACTGATGCCCGGCAAAAAGCGCTTCCGATGACTCACTGCCGCTGGCATCTTGCTCGTCTGGTTGGTGACGGTTTAGCTTATGCAGCTGGGCAACGGGCTGTGAACCAATCAGCACACCCAGATCATCCTCCTCCAATCCCAGCCGCTTACGCAGGGCGTCGCCGGTTTGCAGCGTTAAGGTTCTTAAGCCCAGCGCTATCGAGAAACGGCAGCCCTGCTGTTCATCGGCCAGAGCATACATAATGCGCGCATTGGCTAAGGTTTTCCCGCAGCCGGTTGATGCCATATTGACACCGAAAAATCCCTGTTTAAATGCACGTTCACGCAGGGCGCAGGTGGTTTGCCATGCTTTATCCTGCCAGCGATACTTATCATTCTCACTGCGTTTTTTAAACCCTTTATGCCGGGTAATAGCTGGCAGAGTTTTACGTAGCTGCGGCAGGCTGCGTGCCAGCAGTAGCGCGTTTTGGGCCACGCCGATATTGTGCTCATCCAGACGCTGCTTCAGCTCACCGCTTACGCGATCGGTATTGGCGCTGGCAGTATAAGCAGGATCCTGCCAGGCGGGAGTGGGTGGGCGGGCTGAATAGATGTGATCGGCCAGCATCAGCGACAGCCGCGCCATATGGCAGGTAAAACGTTGCCTGAGGTTGATATGCTCCATCCAGGCAGGCTGAGTTAATACCCGTTGTGCGATTTTTTGTGCCCTGGTACGCCATAAAGCACTGCGCAGCGGTGTCCCCTCTGGGAATTGCCATTGCGCCTGAAAATCGGCGGGCTTCAACTCCCTGGAGTGATGGTTAACCGCATTCCATAGCGCATCCAACTGGCTGCATAACCACTCCTCACTGTATTGCAGCTTCGGGGGATTGTCATAGCCCCAGGACGGATAAGCAGGAAGACGGTGGTGAGAAAGGATCAACCATGCCACAACCTGCGCCACCGGCGGCAGGCCAGCGAAGGGGGAGCTTATGGTTAATTCCTGGAGTGAATCCTTTACCAGTTCATCGAAAACGCGCTGTTCGTCAGCAGCTGCCACCTGCGCCAGCGATGCGATCCACTCTTTATCTGCACGCTTGCCAACAAAAGCAACAAACAGCCGCAGCGACACCCACTCATGGCGATAAGGCTGGTATGTTTTTGCCCCACTCTTTTTATGCAGCATTTGCTGAAACAGGCGGTTTGATTTGCCAAAATCATGAAACAGTCCGGCAATAGCCGCCAGCAGGCTGATAGCATTAACGCTGTGCCAGCTATTCTCATCGTGGCTTTTTAATATATCGCGCCGGGTGGTATGCGTTGGCACCACGCCGCATTGATTAAAACGACGCAGATTACCTACAATCCACAGCAGTTCAGTCTGACCACTATTTTTTATCCAGTGACACGCCACGGCAGTATTACGACGTGCCGTTTTACGTAACAGCTTCCTTAAGGTATCCAGTCCCTGTTTGGTTATAGCGGTTTGCCAGCTTCGGTCGCCTTTGCGCTCTGCAAACTGATCCAAAATGCGGCGGCTTTCATCCAGAGCATTTTTATTACACTGGGAGATCAATAAGATATTCATACCCCCACCTGACTACACTGACGGGCGGTCAGCTCCAGTGATTCAATCATCGTATCCAGTGCGTCTGCGTTCTGCATGTTTGAAATACAACGCTGACGGAACTCCTGCTCCTCTTCACCGGCCATCGCAGCCACAAAAGCCTGGGGCAAAATTAAGGCATCTTTAATCAGATCGGCTACATCAAAAACCAACCCGCCACGACGCGTTTTACCATGTAATACCGCCAACCCATGAGGCAAACCCAGCACCCAGCAGGCCACAGCCGCCAGACCGTACGCCAGATAATTCCCGTGATCGAGAAAACGGTTAGCATAGTCGATCCCACCGCCACGCTTCGCACGGATAAATTCACCGTAACTTACCGCTTCCGCTGCCAGTTTATATAAAAATTTTGTCATTACCGCTTCCTGCGCCAGCAGCTCAGTGGTATTTCGGCAATCCTTTAAATTTTCCTCAAAACGATCAAGTGCATTAATTAGCTGTGACGGATTAATATTGAACTTATTTTCCCGTTGCATCCGTTCACTCAGCCAGTGCTGACGTATTTGTGCAATTCTCACCTTCTGGAAAGCGACTGCTGCTGCCAGACGATGCGCTTCATCAAACCAGAAACTGACCCAATGTTGCAGATATTCTGTCGGGCGATATTCACTTTGAGAATTGAGCCATGAAACATCCACTTCCACCTCGTTGGCGGCATACAGCGGCGTTCCACCACCGCCGCAAAATCCAACTAATACTCCCGCGCGAGCAAACTCACGCATGGCCGCCTGAGTCACTGAAGTACCGGTTCCCAGCATCACCACGGTGGTGTTAGCTATCGGGATATTCCAGTATAAAGATTGTTTACCTTCATCGGTCACATACTCAACCCGCCCGCCATTAACCAGCACACGACAATATTGCAGGTAATAAATATTGCTACGCTTAGAGTGTAGAATGGTTTTTAAATCCGAAGGTGTAATCGATTTCAATCTGGTCATCCTTGTCAGAAATTACTTCCACGCATTCATTTAAATAAAAAATCAACACCGAACCAACAACCACGAAATTAAACAACATACCAGCCACATATTTTTGAATATCAACACCTCAATATCCTGGCTGTCATTTAAGCTGAAATAATAAAAATAACAATGAGTGCGCCCCGATATAATCAAAAATCACTGAAAAAAACGATATGGGGAAGGCAGGACAGATCGGGGCGACAAAAATCACAGAGACATTAACATCTATGGGGCGTTCGCCCCGATGTTTTTTAAGCTGCCTGCACGGCAGTGAAAGCCATTATGGCCGACGGTGATACTGACCTTCTAAGCTGCCTGTACGGCAGTGAACGAAAGCAGCAAGGATAAGGGCTGGATTATTTCACTTCTAAGCTGCCTGTGCGGCAGTGAACTGTTACTTTCTGAGCCATTGGAGTGAGACTTTCTTCTAAGCTGCCTGTGCGGCAGTGAACATCCTAGTCTTCGTGCCCTGTTACGATGCGCCACTTCTAAGCTGCCTGTGCGGCAGTGAACTCGGCACATCGCCCACACTTACATGGGTCATCTTCTAAGCTGCCTGTGCGGCAGTGAACGCGTCACCGCGATAAAAATTAACGCCGCATGACTTCTAAGCTGCCTGTGCGGCAGTGAACAATCAGCGGCAGGCTGCTCATGCTCAGGTGGGCTTCTAAGCTGCCTGTGCGGCAGTGAACTTCAGCAGGGCGGGCAGATCAAGGACTCGTTCCTTCTAAGCTGCCTGTGCGGCAGTGAACTGCGTGATAGGAAGCCCTCGGCTATCGATACCCTTCTAAGCTGCCTGTGCGGCAGTGAACCTCGTCGCGCTCACGTACTGCCGCTTCCAGTTCTTCTAAGCTGCCTGTGCGGCAGTGAACGATGCGGTTAAGCCGCTCCTGCCTCTGACCAACTTCTAAGCTGCCTGTGCGGCAGTGAACTTTCCCAGTCCACTTTACGCATACTGCTGATTCTTCTAAGCTGCCTGTGCGGCAGTGAACGTAATAAAAATTACGCTACAGTAAAGCCCAGCATCATGCCGGTATCTTCATGCTCAAGCAGATGGCAGTGCGCCATATAGGCATTAGCAGCATCAGCTTTATGGTTAAAACGCACCAGCACTTCGCTGCGCGCGCCCTCTACCTCAACGATATCCTTCCAGCCGCTGCGGTGGGCCGCCGGGGGTTTTCCGTTTTCAGAAAGAATGCGGAACTGGGTGCCGTGAACATGGAATGGGTGCAGCATCATGTCGCCCTCACCGGAGATAGTCCATTTTTCATATTCACCCTGCTTTGCCTCAAACGACGGTTTATCCATATTAAATGCAACGCCGTTAATACGGTTTCCATCATGGAAATCATATTCTTTGGCTGGCTTACCGTGATTCATCCCAGCCATATCACCGTGTTTCATTCCGGCCATATTGCCATGATCAGTCCCAGCCATATCGCCGTGTTTCATTCCGGACATATTGCCATGATCCATCCCAGCCATATTACCGTGATCCATTCCGGACATATCACCGTGATCCATTCCCGCCATCGATGCCTTGCCGTGCTTTTGCATCATCGCCATCATGCCGCGATGATCGAGCTCCGGATCCATCGTCAGCTGTAACCAGCGGCTTTTCAGTCCATCGGTGGCAGGAATAGCTGGCACATCGACCAGTTTGTCCGGCAGCGATCCGCTGGCCAACACGCGCAACGGCATAATCGCCAGTACCGGCAGCGGCTGATCAAAGGGTTGCAGGGTCATGCCCATTTGCCGCACCGGCAGGGTTTGCAGATCAAAAGCCTTCCCGTCTGAGGTATCTACCAGTACCTCGAAGCGCTCACCAGGCAACATCGGCAGCTCGCTCAATTTGACCGGTTCAGCCAGCAGACCGCCATCGCTGGCAATCACATACATCGGGCGTCGATCGCTGGTGGCCAGATTCAGCGAACGGGCATTACAGCCGTTCAGTAAGCGCAGACGCAGCCAGCCCCGCGATACTCCGGTCTGCGGATAGATAGCGCCGTTAGTCAGCATCGTATCGCCAAACCAGCCCACCGCAGCGCTCATAATATCCAGCTGATAGTCGATCTGTGTGCCGTCTGAACTCAGACGTTTATCCTGCAAAATTACCGGAATATCATCAATGCCCCACTGCTTAGGCAGCAGCAGCTTGCCGCTTTCAGGATCATTAATCAGCATCAGTCCCGCCAGTCCCTGCGAAACCTGATAGCCGGTACGGCCGTGCTGATGCGGATGGAACCAGCAGGTCGAGGCGGGCTGATCGGGAGTAAAGGTCACACGGCGGCTTTTGTTCGGCTCAATACGCGCCTGCGGCCCACCATCAACCTCTCCCGGTACTTCCAGGCCGTGCCAGTGCACCGTGGTGGCTTCCGGCAGGCGGTTATGTATGTTGATATTGACTTCCTTGCCGCGCTCTAACTGAATAGCGGGGCCAAGCAGACTACCGTTATAGCCCCAGGTTGGCACATTTTTGCCACGCCAGTTGCTGATACCTGCCTGAGCTGTCAGGGTGATTTCACTGCGTGCATCGGGGGTCAGTAATGTGGGGATCGGCAGCAGCGGGCGCTGTTCCGCTGCCATTAATGAACGGCTCCACAGTGGCAATGCACTGGCTGCGCCGAGAGCAGCGCTTAATTTTATAAAATCACGACGTTGCATCATCCATTCCTTTTGTCAGATGTCGATATAGCCATCATACTGTAAGCTGCACAGGCCTTGCCGCAACTCGAATTATTGAGGGCATGCTAACTGTGCAGCATAAACCTTGCCCTAGCGGGAAGGTCAAGGCCGTAAAAAAAATGCGAAATAGAGGCTCCAGGATTTTTCTACGGTAAAAGTGGCTGGAACCCGGAGTGAACTGTGCTAACGTCAGCTTATTGCACACGTATGAGATATGTCATGAAGAAAAGCATCAAGGCTCTGTTGCTGTTAGGGCTGTTTGGCTTCTCCTCCACCAGTTTCGCACTAAGCGAATCGGAAGCAGAAGATTTGGCAGATTTAACCGCTGTATTTGTGTACCTGAAAAACGATTGTGGTTACCAGGATCTCCCTGACGGGCAGATCCGCCGTGCGTTGGTGTTCTTCGCACAGCAAAATCGTTGGGATTTAACCAATTACAATAGTTTCAATATGAAAGCATTAGGTGAGGATAGCTATCGCGATCTCAGCGGTATTGCTGTCCCGAACGATACTAAGTGTAAATCTCTGGCTCGTGATTCTCTGAGCCTGCTTGCCTACGTTAAGTAATCGTCTGAACTCATCCTCCTGATGATGATTTGACCGTGCAACCGCGGTCATAAATAGCTATGATACTGGCCCATTTTTTGCGGCTGTTATACTCATCATGATTCAGGTTGCAACTGCACTGGCTGCGTTTATTCCCCGGTTCACAGAGTGTTCACGGGGATGCCGCCTTGCTGCAACGTGGTAAATGAAGAGTATACAAGGAGGAATCCCCACCATGACCGATAATGAAATGTGGTATGAAACGCTTCATGCCGGATTCGGACAGTATTTTTCTGTCGATAAAGTTCTGTATCGTGAAAAAACCGATCATCAGGATCTGATTATCTTCGAAAATGCGGCATTAGGCCGCGTTATGGCGCTGGACGGCGTGGTACAAACCACCGAGCGCGATGAGTTTATTTATCACGAAATGATGACCCATGTCCCGCTGCTGGCCCACGGTGCACCTAAACGCGTGCTGATTATTGGCGGCGGTGACGGCGCGATGCTGCGTGAAGTGAGTCGTCACAAAAACATCGAACAGATCACCATGGTCGAGATCGATGCAGGCGTGGTCAACTTCTGCAAAGAGCACCTGCCAAACCACAGCCAGGGCGCCTATGATGATCCGCGCTTTACGCTGGTGATTGACGATGGTGTAAACTTTGTTAAGCAGACCAGCGACACCTTCGACGTCATTATTTCTGACTGCACCGATCCGATTGGGCCGGGAGAAAGTCTGTTTACCTCAGACTTCTATGCAGGCTGCCGCCGCTGCCTGAATCAAGATGGCATTTTCGTGGCGCAGAACGGCGTCTGCTTCCTTCAGCAGGATGAAGCGGTTAACAGCCATCGCAAACTGAGCCACTATTTCGGCGATGTCAGCTTCTACCAGGCCGCGATCCCGACCTATTACGGCGGCATTATGACTTTTGCCTGGGCCAGTGATAATCCGGCGTTACGCCAGCTCGATAGCGCGACGATTGCTTCACGTTTCGCTCAGGCAGGACTGACCTGCCGTTACTATAATCCAGCGATCCACATCGGCAGCTTTGCCCTGCCGCAATATCTGTTAAATGCACTGGCTGACTAGCCGGGCATTTTAAAGGGGCGAACCAAATTGCAAAAACTTAAACTACATGGCTTCAATAATCTGACAAAAAGCCTGAGTTTTTGTATCTATGATATCTGCTACGCCAACACGGATGCTGAGCGAGATGGGTATATTGCATACATTGATGAGCAGTATAATGCTAACCGGCTGACCGAGATCCTGAGCGAAACCTGCTCAATTATCGGGGCAAATGTGTTAAACATTGCGCGCCAGGATTATGAACCTCAGGGTGCCAGCGTGACGATTCTGGTCAGTGAAGAACCCATGGATCCGCGTGATATTGACACCTCTGAACACCCAGGCCCACTGCCCAACTCAGTTGTGGCACATCTCGATAAAAGTCATATCTGCGTACACACCTACCCGGAAAGCCACCCTGAAGGCGGTCTGTGTACCTTTCGTGCAGATATTGAAGTCTCCACCTGTGGCGTGATTTCGCCGCTGAAAGCGCTGAACTATTTAATTCACCAGCTGGAATCCGATATTGTCACCATCGATTATCGCGTGCGTGGGTTTACCCGCGATGTGAACGGTGTAAAACACTTTATCGATCATGAGATTAACTCTATTCAGAATTTTATGTCGGACGATATGAAGTCGATGTACGACATGATGGATGTGAATGTGTATCAGGAAAACATGTTCCATACCAAAATGCTGTTGAAAGAGTTCGATCTGAAACATTATCTGTTTAATACCGAGCCTTCCGATCTGAGTCCACAGGAACACAAGCATATTACTGACCTGCTGTGGAAAGAGATGCGTGAGATTTATTACGGTCGCAATATCCCATCGCTGGGATTGAAGACCCAGTAACAGATTGTTTGTATCGATATCAGTAACTGGCGACCTGCGGGTCGCCTTTTTATTGGCTTTGGCGTGAAATTTTACAATTCAGGAGAGAGGGAGGATAGCGCCCCGATTAGCGGCCCTGTAAAAATGCACGGTAGGCGGCGATCACAGCGAGAAAGTCCTCCACGCCGCAGAACGAGAGGCTCTCTTCGTCGTAATAGTTCATTCCATCTTCCATCTCATCCCCTTCAAAGCCGAGCTGGTTTGAGCGGATCATCACCTCTTCCTCATCCAGCAGCAGGGTATATTCACGCCCCACACGCTGCCACTGACGCACGCTGCCTTTAACCTCTGCAGCTGCGGCTTCTACTTCGTCAAGAATGCTGAGATCTTCATTCACTTCATCATTAAACCAGTGACCGACGGCCTCATGGCCCATCGTCATGCGAACCTTCACTCCACCGGTGATATCTCTTAAAAATTCATATTCCATCGCGCTTTCCTCCCGGCCAGCCTGCTGTACAGGCTTACCCCTATTTTGCGCGTCTGCCGCGACAATTCTGAGCTTTGGCGCGCATTATCGCAGGCTGCCGCGCGAAAAGCAGTGGGTTTTTACCTGGCTTCTCTCAATTTTAACGCTGTCTCTCTCCACTTCACCCATAAAAAAACCGGGCACATGGCCCGGTTTCTATAGCGCTGACTGAGGATTAAACCGCAGTCTGGAAAATCACGCTGTCGGCTTTATCAGTGTACTGACTCAGCTGGTCGAAGTTCAGATAACGATAGGTATCCACGGCAGTTTTATCCACCTGATCCATAAAGTGCAGATACTCTTCCGGCGTTGGCAGTTTACCCAGCAGAGACGCTACCGCTGACAGCTCGGCAGAAGCCAGGAACACATTCGCGCCAGTACCGAGACGGTTCGGGAAGTTACGCGTTGAAGTCGACACTACCGTTGCACCGTCCGCCACACGCGCCTGGTTACCCATGCACAGAGAACAGCCAGGAATCTCGATACGCGCACCGCTCTTACCGAACACGCTGTAATAACCTTCTTCGGTCAGCTGCGCTGCATCCATCTTGGTTGGCGGAGCAACCCACAGACGGGTTGGCAACTGACCCTTATGGGCATCCAGCAGCTTACCGGCAGCACGGAAGTGGCCGATGTTGGTCATGCAGGAACCGATAAATACTTCATCGATTTTTGTACCCTGCACATCAGACAACAGGCGGGCATCATCCGGATCGTTTGGCGCACACAGAATTGGCTCTTTGATATCCGCCAGATCGATTTCGATCACTGCGGCGTACTCTGCATCTGCATCGCCTTCAAGCAGCTGCGGATCGGCCAGCCATTTTTCCATGCCCTGAATACGGCGTTCGATAGTACGACGATCGCCATAACCTTCGGAGATCATCCACTTCAGCAGCACGATATTAGAGTTCAGATACTCAATGATTGGATCTTTGTTCAGCTTGATGGAACACCCTGCGGCAGAACGCTCGGCGGATGCATCGGACAGCTCAAATGCCTGCTCAACTTTCAGATCCGGCAGACCTTCAATTTCCAGAATGCGGCCGGAGAAGATGTTTTTCTTACCTTTCTTCTCAACGGTCAGCAGGCCAGCTTTGATGGCATACAGCGGGATAGCATGTACCAGATCGCGCAGGGTAATACCCGGCTGCATTTTGCCTTTAAAGCGCACCAGCACTGATTCCGGCATATCCAGCGGCATCACACCGGTCGCAGCAGCAAAGGCCACCAGGCCAGAACCCGCCGGGAAAGAGATACCAATCGGGAAGCGGGTGTGAGAGTCGCCACCGGTACCAACGGTATCCGGCAGCAGCATACGGTTCAGCCAGCTATGGATAATACCGTCACCCGGGCGCAGCGATACGCCGCCACGGTTCATAATAAAATCAGGCAGCGTATGGTGGGTAGTCACGTCAACCGGCTTCGGATAAGCAGCGGTGTGACAGAAAGACTGCATGACCAGATCGGCAGAGAAACCGAGGCACGCCAGATCTTTCAGCTCATCACGGGTCATCGGGCCGGTGGTGTCCTGTGAGCCAACCGAGGTCATTTTCGGTTCACAGTAAGCACCAGGACGCACACCGTCAACGCCGCATGCGCGACCAACCATTTTCTGCGCCAGTGAGAATCCACGGGTGCTGGACGCGACATCTTTCGCCTGCTCAAACACATTGCTGTGCGGCAGACCGAGAGATTCACGTGCTTTAGTGGTCAAACCACGGCCAATAATCAGTGGAATACGGCCACCAGCACGAACTTCATCCACCAGCACGTTGGTTTTCAGTTCGAAGTTAGCCAGCACTTCACCGGTTTCATGGTTACGGACTTCACCTTTATATGGGTAGATATCGATAACATCGCCCATATTCAGACGGTCAACGTCCACTTCAATCGGCAGTGCGCCTGCATCTTCCATGGTGTTAAAGAAGATAGGGGCGATTTTACCGCCGAGGCAGACACCGCCGCCCTTCTTGTTTGGCACGTAAGGAATATCGTCACCCATAAACCACAGCACCGAGTTGGTGGCAGATTTACGCGAAGAACCGGTACCGACCACATCGCCGACGTAGGTCAGCGGGAAGCCTTTTGCTTTTAATGCTTCGATCTGTTTGATCGGGCCTACGTTACCAGCATCGTCGGGTTCGATACCTTCACGGGCGTTTTTCAACATCGCCAGCGCGTGCAGTGGAATATCCGGGCGAGACCATGCATCCGGCGCCGGAGAGAGGTCGTCGGTATTGGTTTCGCCGGTCACTTTAAACACGGTTACGGTGATTTTTTCTGCAAGTTTAGGACGCTTCAGGAACCATTCGGCGTCAGCCCACGACTGAATAATTTTTTTCGCGTGTGGGTTACCTGCTTTGGATTTGTCTTCGACATCATAGAAGTTGTCAAACATCAGCAGCGTGTGAGACAGCGCTTCAGCAGCAATCGGTGCCAGCTTTTCATCGTCAAGCGCGTCAATCAGCGCATGGATGTTATAGCCACCCTGCATGGTGCCCAGCAGTTTGACTGCCAGTTCAGGAGTGACCAGAGGAGAAGTTGTTTCGCCTTTCGCGACGGCAGCCAGGAAACCGGCTTTGACATACGCCGCTTCATCTACGCCCGGCGGCACTCGATTGATTAACAGATCGGACAGAAATTCTTCTTCACCCGCTGGAGGGGCTTTTAGCAGTTCAACCAGCGCGGCCATTTGGGAAGCATCTAACGGTTTTGGAACAATCCCCTGGGCAGCACGCTCGGCAACGTGCTTACGGTATTCTTCTAGCACGACGTTCTCCTCGCTCTCATTGTATTTAGCATCCCGGACTACCTGAGTCACCGCAAAGTGAAAACAATCCATGTGTAGGGTAAGGTGCCCGGTTCCGCGAGGGCCAGCATAGCAGGATTTCGGTTGCATGTTAATCTGTTTACAAAAAAGCAACATCAATAGCCTGACAGGTTTTATGGGCTAAAAAGCTGTTTCCCAGCGCTTTTAACTGGTTTTTCAGTCCAGGTCTTTCAGTTATTCTTCATGTGTGGTTAAAAAACAGTATATCTTCCGCAGCTGAATCTCCCGCTACGAACTGTGGAAATAAATGCAGCTTATTTTAAATGGCAGTTCAATAACTTATCAACGTGAGGAGTGGTGGGGGGATCGATACGGGGAAAGACGCCGTTTTCACGGAGCACAAAAACAAAAAAAGCCGCACTTGGCGGCTTTTTTATCACTAACACGTCACTGCTCAGGCTACTGCCGTCATCGCTGTCGTCAATGTTAGCGAGATTATCGGCTTATTACAGCGCGATAACGTTTACAGCTGATGGGCCTTTAGCGCCGTTCTCGATAGAGAACTCAACTTTCTGGCCTTCATCTAAGGTTTTGAAATCGCTGCTCTGGATAGCAGAGAAATGTACGAATACATCTTTGCTGCCGTCTGCTGGAGTGATGAAACCGAAGCCTTTATCAGCGTTGAACCATTTTACTAAACCAGTCATTTTGTTAGACATGATATTTCCTTTCATATTTGAGCCACTTAGTGTGGCGAACATGGCCTGTTTTCAGATTTAATCTTATTTGGCACTTAGGAGGAGGCTCTCGATGAAGGGATATCTGTGATAACACTTGTACTGAGGACTGCTTTACTAAAACTGCGTTCATAAGGTCTGTATTCCAAACCGATGCAAACATAGTAGACCGGATTCGCCTGAACAAGCAAGGATTCATTTCATTTATATTTTTTTGAACTTTATGCATCACCACGGGTCAGCGGATCCGGGCCGTCGGGCGCGGCAGTGATAAGTGTAAAGCAAGGCAACGCCATGAAAAAGCAGACTTCCACGGAAATGAAAAAGCCCTGACGGATATCGCCAGGGCTTTTAGGTTACTGCATACTCAAACTTTAACATTAATGAACTTAACGAGTAATTACTGCTATTAATACTTCGTCAAATGTACGTGTTTATTACGGATTGTATTGGTGACTAAAATACTAGCTTACCTCCATAAATGACATTTAACATCATCATGCCTGTCTCAAGACATGGCGGATTAAACAAGTACACTCCCCATCGCGACGTAGACTCTTTGATACGTGGCTTGACTTCGATTGTGATTAGCGGAACAGACAT carries:
- the cas3f gene encoding type I-F CRISPR-associated helicase Cas3f, with translation MNILLISQCNKNALDESRRILDQFAERKGDRSWQTAITKQGLDTLRKLLRKTARRNTAVACHWIKNSGQTELLWIVGNLRRFNQCGVVPTHTTRRDILKSHDENSWHSVNAISLLAAIAGLFHDFGKSNRLFQQMLHKKSGAKTYQPYRHEWVSLRLFVAFVGKRADKEWIASLAQVAAADEQRVFDELVKDSLQELTISSPFAGLPPVAQVVAWLILSHHRLPAYPSWGYDNPPKLQYSEEWLCSQLDALWNAVNHHSRELKPADFQAQWQFPEGTPLRSALWRTRAQKIAQRVLTQPAWMEHINLRQRFTCHMARLSLMLADHIYSARPPTPAWQDPAYTASANTDRVSGELKQRLDEHNIGVAQNALLLARSLPQLRKTLPAITRHKGFKKRSENDKYRWQDKAWQTTCALRERAFKQGFFGVNMASTGCGKTLANARIMYALADEQQGCRFSIALGLRTLTLQTGDALRKRLGLEEDDLGVLIGSQPVAQLHKLNRHQPDEQDASGSESSEALFAGHQYVRYDGSLDDGRLSRWLKGAEGSDHSKGHDKLNKLVSAPVLVTTIDHLIGATEGVRGGKQIAPMLRLLTSDLVLDEPDDFDVNDLHALCRLVNWAGMLGSRVLLSSATLPPAMVQALFNAYRNGREIFNQACGLTAESDICCAWFDERDTSIKDLRRPLQFKQQHQAFVTQRADWLGRQPVLRRARLLPVVPENNNSQMVYTCVADTIFRSMQQLHAAHHQLHPDGIKTVSLGLVRMANINPLVAVAQLLLATPAPENTHIHYCVYHSQHPLAMRSWIEERLDAALMREERGALWQIAEVQQALEAYPQQQHHLFVVLGTAVTEVGRDHDYDWAIAEPSSMRSLIQLAGRVQRHRQESKPDDNLLILQQNIRALQSSDNQRPAYCRPGFENEHFMLASHDLSQLLKKEQYQTINAIPRITERADTDNSLPFHNLVDLEHSRLWQELQGVGRKNKSDYFAALWWREEMSWSGEPQRLKPFRKSSPQALHYLLIEEEGDRPEFYMLDSGAAGRKKSAIERGKAPQFASGVSAWVDTDYQRIYLRLAEALHMELVDVSMKFGEISLRDERNDAPEIWFFDPFLGVYGE
- the cas1f gene encoding type I-F CRISPR-associated endonuclease Cas1f: MKSITPSDLKTILHSKRSNIYYLQYCRVLVNGGRVEYVTDEGKQSLYWNIPIANTTVVMLGTGTSVTQAAMREFARAGVLVGFCGGGGTPLYAANEVEVDVSWLNSQSEYRPTEYLQHWVSFWFDEAHRLAAAVAFQKVRIAQIRQHWLSERMQRENKFNINPSQLINALDRFEENLKDCRNTTELLAQEAVMTKFLYKLAAEAVSYGEFIRAKRGGGIDYANRFLDHGNYLAYGLAAVACWVLGLPHGLAVLHGKTRRGGLVFDVADLIKDALILPQAFVAAMAGEEEQEFRQRCISNMQNADALDTMIESLELTARQCSQVGV
- the cueO gene encoding multicopper oxidase CueO, whose translation is MQRRDFIKLSAALGAASALPLWSRSLMAAEQRPLLPIPTLLTPDARSEITLTAQAGISNWRGKNVPTWGYNGSLLGPAIQLERGKEVNINIHNRLPEATTVHWHGLEVPGEVDGGPQARIEPNKSRRVTFTPDQPASTCWFHPHQHGRTGYQVSQGLAGLMLINDPESGKLLLPKQWGIDDIPVILQDKRLSSDGTQIDYQLDIMSAAVGWFGDTMLTNGAIYPQTGVSRGWLRLRLLNGCNARSLNLATSDRRPMYVIASDGGLLAEPVKLSELPMLPGERFEVLVDTSDGKAFDLQTLPVRQMGMTLQPFDQPLPVLAIMPLRVLASGSLPDKLVDVPAIPATDGLKSRWLQLTMDPELDHRGMMAMMQKHGKASMAGMDHGDMSGMDHGNMAGMDHGNMSGMKHGDMAGTDHGNMAGMKHGDMAGMNHGKPAKEYDFHDGNRINGVAFNMDKPSFEAKQGEYEKWTISGEGDMMLHPFHVHGTQFRILSENGKPPAAHRSGWKDIVEVEGARSEVLVRFNHKADAANAYMAHCHLLEHEDTGMMLGFTVA
- a CDS encoding YacC family pilotin-like protein, encoding MKKSIKALLLLGLFGFSSTSFALSESEAEDLADLTAVFVYLKNDCGYQDLPDGQIRRALVFFAQQNRWDLTNYNSFNMKALGEDSYRDLSGIAVPNDTKCKSLARDSLSLLAYVK
- the speE gene encoding polyamine aminopropyltransferase, with protein sequence MTDNEMWYETLHAGFGQYFSVDKVLYREKTDHQDLIIFENAALGRVMALDGVVQTTERDEFIYHEMMTHVPLLAHGAPKRVLIIGGGDGAMLREVSRHKNIEQITMVEIDAGVVNFCKEHLPNHSQGAYDDPRFTLVIDDGVNFVKQTSDTFDVIISDCTDPIGPGESLFTSDFYAGCRRCLNQDGIFVAQNGVCFLQQDEAVNSHRKLSHYFGDVSFYQAAIPTYYGGIMTFAWASDNPALRQLDSATIASRFAQAGLTCRYYNPAIHIGSFALPQYLLNALAD
- the speD gene encoding adenosylmethionine decarboxylase, with product MQKLKLHGFNNLTKSLSFCIYDICYANTDAERDGYIAYIDEQYNANRLTEILSETCSIIGANVLNIARQDYEPQGASVTILVSEEPMDPRDIDTSEHPGPLPNSVVAHLDKSHICVHTYPESHPEGGLCTFRADIEVSTCGVISPLKALNYLIHQLESDIVTIDYRVRGFTRDVNGVKHFIDHEINSIQNFMSDDMKSMYDMMDVNVYQENMFHTKMLLKEFDLKHYLFNTEPSDLSPQEHKHITDLLWKEMREIYYGRNIPSLGLKTQ
- the yacL gene encoding protein YacL, producing the protein MEYEFLRDITGGVKVRMTMGHEAVGHWFNDEVNEDLSILDEVEAAAAEVKGSVRQWQRVGREYTLLLDEEEVMIRSNQLGFEGDEMEDGMNYYDEESLSFCGVEDFLAVIAAYRAFLQGR